The window TTCATCTTTTTCAGAATTCAAAATTAACCTCCCCTTTGAAATTGTCCTGTTTTGCCTCTTTCTGGAAATTGTTTCTCTCCCAGGTTCTGACAGATGATTTCCAGTCTTTCATTTTGCTCTTTCCAACTACCCAGCCTTTAGACTCATAGTGATCAAAGAACTGTTCTGGATTGACAGTATTTTTTCTCTCTTTGCAATAGTCTGAAATTTGCTGAACTGTTGGTTTTTTAAATACTTTATTTTTACCATCATTATTATTCTCTTCTTCTTGTAAAGATGTATATGAAGGTGAAGGTGAAGGTGAAGAGCTTTTCTGTGGGTTACCCTTTGGGTTATCTGTGGGTTTACCCTCAATTAACCTATGGGTTATCTGTGGGTTCTTTGG is drawn from Oceanispirochaeta sp. and contains these coding sequences:
- a CDS encoding DUF1376 domain-containing protein, which gives rise to MKTDIWMPLYVNDYLADTLHLSAEENGAYLLMMMHYWKKGSLGNDVERIANIARITKEKAQNILDEFFINDGEKYIHNRIDRELENANSRRESARENGKKGGRPKNPQITHRLIEGKPTDNPKGNPQKSSSPSPSPSYTSLQEEENNNDGKNKVFKKPTVQQISDYCKERKNTVNPEQFFDHYESKGWVVGKSKMKDWKSSVRTWERNNFQKEAKQDNFKGEVNFEF